CTGCTGGTACTAGCGACTGTGAACTGATGTGGCAGACCCACCTTGATTAGCGGGATGCACTAAGACACTGGGCAGGCAGCTAGCTGTCGGCTAGCCCCAGAGTGGACGACTTGAGGAACACCTGGTTGTCGATGATCTGGAACAGCTCGGGAGGTGATGGAATGCGGCCCGTCTCGATTTTGGACCAAACCCGCACATCTGTGAGCAGTTTTGAAGCACACGTCAAGCACACTGCGTGAACTCCAGAGCATGCTATGCAAAAAACGAGGCTGAGGGCAGAACTACATTGTAGAAAACAGAGTGCTGTTTGCAATGCGCAACAGCAATGGAATTCTGGCAGTACTGAGCATACTGGTCTAACCGATCAGCACACACACTTCCCTCTCAGCAAGATCTAGTACTATTTATATTATGCCTTTAAGCACATCCAATTCACACATGCCATGCTGCAGTTCATAACAGGCTATGTGTCAACCATCTTCACTGCAGTCAAATCTTGATACTAACAAAAACGATACAGTCACCAATCTAGAATTTAAATGCCGATAATTCAATGACCAATATTTCAGAGAAAATAATGCCGCCCGCACTTTTGCGGGGGTAGAAGTCTGACATTGTATGGTTGGATAGGTGCAAAAATTGGTGCAGCCAGCATCCACACGTGAGTGAGCATTATGGCTGCCACTGCAGACCGGTGGCCAAGAAGTATCAAAGAAAGCAGGTTGTTTGTCGTAGTGGCATTCCTCAGTTCCAATTCAAGTTATTCTTAGCTGGCCCGCATCATACACTACTTAGAAAATTCAATAAATTAAAAAATAAGTTCTGAGGTTTTACCTGAAAAATTGAAATTACGATCCAGCAATGAGTCCCACCATAGTGAGGGAATCGAGAATAACTTTCATCACCAAGGGTTATGTTTCCGTTATACTGAACACCTACACTCCAAGAACACCAGTGTCGAACAATCAATTCAATGCAGGTTTGGATGCAAAAGCTAAATGCTATCCACGCTTTTGTTGTTGCCAAGTTTAGCATCACAAATCAAAATTAATGCTGTGGCATAAGCTGGCGCAGCTGAAAGGTTGGGCACAAGATCGTGGAAAACGGcacagcacttccatcactgtctTACAGAAACTATAGACAGGACTGGTGCCTCAGACGGCAAGAGCCCAAATGtagaacaaaaagaaacataTCTATGAGGTCCTATATAAGATTTAGCGAAGGTATAATTTGTGTTGAATTTGCCTTTGAAATATTGAGTTTCAGCTGTGTTGCCTTTTTCTTTATATACTTACTGCATCATTATTGCTCAAATAATGGGACACTACCCCCTTGTCACCTTGCTACCATGCCGCACAGGTGCAGCAGTATACTGCAGTACAATGAATAGCTGGTGTAATTAGTACATAATCACGGGAACAGTTTCTTTTCACGATACTGTAGGCCCAAGGTGTGGGACTTTGCCAGAGGGGAATCAATAAGCTCCTTTGACTAGCATTGGTATAAAACAGCAAACAGTAGTGCATCACAAACGTTGAACAGCATCGAAAATTGCAATGAACTGATTACCTGTGACAACAAATGTTATTGAAGCTATTGCAAAAACGGAGAACTGTAACAAAGGGGGCGGCACACTGGAGAGATGTAATAGGACCAGCTGGAGTATTTGATAGATGATTGAAAAACTTGAGTGCTACGATGACAATGCACAATGCACAAAGATGGAAGGTGCGCACCAAATTCATGGCTAACACCATCTGTAAGCTTTCTTGACTGTCTTTCCTATCACATGTTGCAAACACTTCCAGGGTGATAGCGTCAAGCAATCACTTTCGTGGGTGTTATATAACTTTTGTGGTATTTCATGTTCTTGGCACCAGATGTAACAGGCACTGCTGTTGTACTAGCCATcatgcagctgttacataccaTTGAAGTAAATCTCGAATGCTCCCGTAGAAACCAGCTTGCTCTCGATGGCTCCACACACAAAGAACAACATGAGACAGGAGTACAGCTGCAAGGAGGTGACAGTCAATTAGTACCACAAAAGTTCACACCCTTATAATGACACTCAAAGTGAAAACAGAACAGAGCAGCATACACTTTTTGAAAAGAACTAATGCACTGTACACTACTCGGCGCAGCATCTCATTAATGTTCATTCTAAGGTAACCACGACTATTTTTCGCTGTGAAGCTGAGCTCGAGACCGTGGGTTCCATCAAGAGCTGTGGTAACTGCTTTTCAACAAGAACATTCACAGTATATAAACTGAAGTGCAGTTTAAAGAATCCAAGGGGGTGAAATTCAATCCAAACCCTCCCTTTATGGCGTGTCTCACAACCAGATTGAAACTTTCACACGTGAAAACCCCGGAATGAAATTGCCAGCTTCAACTGTTTCTTCAGAATTATGTTTTGCGAACATGAAATGAGTTGTGACAAAATCATaagccgaaaagaaaaaaaaaagaaaaaagggaaagtCAGAAGAAATGAGAGGACATGAACTTGGTGCTCATAAGTGTTCAACAGATTTCTTTCCCTAGATCCAGGTCACCGAATGACTTATTTTCGCAGTTTAATGTCACAAGGCaatatgaaagacgctgtagtggagggcttacTATTATTTTGACCAGCTACGGCGGTTTCCAGTGACATAAGGCTCTGTGTGTTCGTACGAGCATCTTATGTGAACACATATAAATGCCTGTTTTTTACTAAATCCCTGTGGGCATCTATCATAGATCTGCAGTTTGTAGTCAGCTGGGTGACTTTAGTGCAACCTCATTTTTGATCGATAGCTGAGTTGTCGCAGAGTGTGCTCATCAAAGCTGCGATTGTTTTATGTGCACTTAGCTCATAAACACATATTTttgctagagctgtgcgaatagcaaaatttcgggtgcgaagcgaattcgaataataaagattgagtgcgaatcgaatcgaataattttcgaatatttctcaaaaatttttcgaataattcgaagtgaaattacagaaaaagttgcagagaatccctatgtatgttcttgtgagatagcaacatgaaagtgtttcttttcgctaggttgatgaagcgctggtggggtcatatttcatagttgtctttcttatcaagagtggggcaatgtagaggccgaattgtatttatgtacatgatttggtgcaaccaaagtgctgccgacaacactttacacgtgataggcatgccatttcctcagcctctcctgctctttcaactgctgtggaaggccaactgatgtggcggacaagggagtgctcccttcaagtccggagttccaaatctgcctcgtagacgtcgatatatatgaacatctgaaattttggatgctaaaaagcttcggcgtccgatttttcggacttcatgcccaaatttcaggtccaaaacagcattaaatgagcccccaactctgccacatctttcatctccatattggaaccagcgttttctagagttagtacatttgcgaccgtagcggagcttgaaaggcagctttgccgcaatacgggggtgtgatgaggtgaagcatattgaaaatttagggaccacttccaaacggacgttgactgtctcttggctaagttcgaccgtaacggaccttgaaaggcagctttgccgcaatacgagggtgtgaggaggtgaagcatattgaaaatctagggaccacttctaatcagacgttgactgtctcttgcctaagttcgaccgtaacggagcttgaaaggcagctttgccgcaatacgggggtgtgatgaggtgaagcatattgaaaatctagggaccacttctaattggacgtttagtgacatcttttagccgcg
Above is a window of Rhipicephalus sanguineus isolate Rsan-2018 chromosome 3, BIME_Rsan_1.4, whole genome shotgun sequence DNA encoding:
- the LOC119386658 gene encoding putative esophageal gland cell secretory protein 6; this translates as MEKYPSLLVEGDAYPPPPPRMQLAHALSLLKLALIALVLLGVNPFTWMGYPTPAFYTWMVGNKLYSCLMLFFVCGAIESKLVSTGAFEIYFNDVRVWSKIETGRIPSPPELFQIIDNQVFLKSSTLGLADS